The following coding sequences are from one Halobacteriovorax sp. JY17 window:
- a CDS encoding C1 family peptidase: MKFISILILLLSLTNLNAGEVAYESPYIEDSKALDDLHSVKSLLSSSNTHSLIKLQTSVKSQKSRGTCTMFTSIGLLEHLLIRERGYDKELDLSEEWLEYLIMTSKTSEGSSTSRNLKAIFNYGVVYEATLPYIGERWRALVDSPLAVKRCGEFSGMRLESCLLGHRDPYLLSMSDEEILETGDLNFIEIRNESRLLKDEIVEGILPLKKSYKIRKLSEVKRDLKEGRSVIVGMKLYYGSWNHSKTDKLSIQKRDKRKWYEGIVTYPEMGSVDRRISGKEGGGHSLILVGYDDERVITSKMLMEDGTWKEFSYKGVYYFKNSWGVRGSGRDFSLDGVSYPGYGMISQKYLHEFGSFYTIPKN, translated from the coding sequence GTGAAATTCATTTCAATACTTATTCTTCTACTTTCTTTAACAAATTTAAACGCTGGAGAAGTGGCCTACGAGTCTCCTTATATAGAAGATTCAAAAGCTTTAGATGATCTTCATAGCGTAAAGAGTCTCTTATCTTCATCCAACACTCACTCTCTCATTAAATTACAAACAAGTGTTAAGTCTCAGAAATCGAGAGGGACGTGCACAATGTTTACTTCCATTGGACTCTTAGAGCACCTACTCATTAGAGAGAGAGGATATGATAAAGAGCTTGATCTATCTGAAGAATGGCTGGAGTACTTAATCATGACAAGTAAGACCAGTGAGGGGTCGTCCACATCCAGAAACCTGAAGGCCATTTTTAATTATGGTGTAGTCTATGAAGCTACTCTTCCTTATATTGGTGAGAGATGGCGCGCTCTTGTGGATTCACCACTAGCGGTGAAAAGATGTGGAGAGTTCAGTGGAATGAGACTAGAGAGCTGTCTCCTTGGTCATAGAGACCCTTACTTACTTTCAATGAGTGATGAAGAAATTTTGGAAACAGGAGATTTGAATTTTATTGAGATTAGAAATGAGTCACGTCTTTTAAAAGATGAGATAGTAGAAGGGATTCTACCATTAAAGAAATCTTATAAGATTAGAAAACTCTCTGAAGTTAAAAGAGACTTAAAGGAAGGAAGATCCGTTATCGTTGGAATGAAGCTCTACTACGGATCGTGGAATCATAGTAAGACGGATAAGCTCTCAATTCAAAAAAGAGATAAGCGTAAGTGGTATGAGGGGATTGTGACATATCCTGAGATGGGGAGTGTGGACCGAAGAATTTCAGGAAAAGAAGGTGGGGGACACTCACTTATTCTCGTTGGCTACGATGATGAAAGAGTTATAACTTCTAAAATGCTAATGGAAGATGGTACTTGGAAAGAATTTTCTTATAAAGGTGTGTACTACTTTAAGAACTCATGGGGCGTCAGAGGTTCTGGCAGAGACTTCTCTCTTGATGGAGTTAGCTATCCTGGCTATGGAATGATTTCACAGAAGTATCTTCACGAGTTTGGATCTTTTTATACCATACCCAAAAACTAG
- the arfB gene encoding alternative ribosome rescue aminoacyl-tRNA hydrolase ArfB: MIDLIEKEVEFSFSRASGKGGQNVNKVNTKANLTWNIYKTDLLSYREKENFKLKFPNMIKDGGSVLITSSEHRTQKLNREGALRKLEKLILKAKEFKKVRVKTKPTRSSKEKRIKNKKLQGLTKKLRQEKF; the protein is encoded by the coding sequence ATGATTGATCTAATTGAAAAAGAAGTTGAATTTAGTTTTTCTAGGGCCTCCGGCAAAGGAGGTCAAAATGTGAACAAGGTCAATACTAAGGCCAATCTCACTTGGAATATCTATAAGACAGATCTTCTCAGCTACAGAGAAAAAGAAAACTTCAAATTAAAATTTCCCAATATGATTAAAGATGGTGGTAGCGTTTTAATTACTTCGTCTGAACATAGAACCCAAAAGCTCAATAGAGAAGGCGCTTTAAGAAAATTAGAGAAGCTCATCTTAAAAGCAAAGGAATTTAAGAAAGTAAGAGTTAAGACAAAGCCTACCAGGTCCTCTAAAGAAAAGCGCATCAAGAATAAGAAACTTCAAGGACTCACTAAGAAACTCAGACAAGAGAAATTCTAG